The genomic interval GGCTCATAGGCctctaatattttgttaattttgatatttttttctcaaaaaattgtgagaaaaataaaaaaatcgattttttatttgaattaaaaaaatttcaaaaaaaaattgtaaataattttttatcgaaaaagtTCGAAACTTTTTTATCggaaaattttaagaaataaattatttctcgaaaaaaaatcgaattttttttttaaaaaagtgggCCTATAGATCCACTAagtccacaaaattttaggggctTTTTAGTGTTGGGGGCTTTCCTTTTTTGGGtctttttaaatatgaaatttttttggcCCCTCCAACACTACATGGTCAGCTGAATCAGTGTGCCCATCACAccatgaaaaaatattattagttcATAAGGACATGCAAGTGTGACAAAAATATGATCTCTTTTGATATTAAACATTGACGCTATAGACAAATGAGGCTTTTCACAATGACTATTCCTAGAATTTTACAGCTATATTTTAGACAGGAAAACACAGGTTAAATTCTCCCCAACAATGTCAAATTGTAAAAGCTTCAGCATTGTAATATGAAAGCCTAACCTTTTATGCTACCAAGGGTAATGAGTCCACAAAGAATATCCCGGAACTTGGTCAGGATAAGCCTTTCCTGTTCTTCATAAACATCAGTGCATCCATCAGAATTGGAAGACTTTTGAATCATATTCTGATTAGTGTTGTCAATTGCAACTCCATTTGCAGAACCATTACCAAAAAACATCCCATCCTGTTCATCACACATCAACGCAAGCGTTTCTGGTGACAATGGCCTATTACGGTTGTCAATATCAACTGCATCTGCCTCCTCTATAATTACATGATCCTGACAAACAGGCTTGACAACCTCTCTATTGTCTTGCAGCAATTGAGCTGATGAAGCAATAGAAGCTTCATATTTACCAGTCTCTATTTTCCTAACTACTTTCTCTCTCATTTCTGGAAAGTAGTTGAAAAGCAATTAAAATGTCATTTGGTCTCGCAGATCAAATGTGTGAAGTATAGGACTAGTGAAAAGCTAGATAAcatcaaagaaagaaaaaaattgaagcgTAAAAGAATACTTAATAGTTATGCTTACTTAAACAAATGTCCTAGCAGCATGAAATGCTTAATAGTTAtgcttaattaaataaatgtccTAGCAGCATGAAATATCGAAAGTTTGCAGATGGAAACAAATATATTCTCAATCATTCACCACACAGTAGATAAATCAAATAAGGGTTATGCTAACAAGTGCCCTGAGGGCACTTGTTAGCCAaccaaaaaatgaaataaaaaaattgttttaaataaaaaaaattactttttaaaatttgactaTAATGATTACACAAGTTCCCATCAAATAATTATAAGACAAGTATAGTATTTATCCATGTGTTAGTCAAAACCTGCATTTGTCTTTGCAGCTACTCTGGAGAGAACAACTAAAAGTGAACAAAGATTCTTCACGTTCTGTGTCTGGAGGACATCAGCCAACACAGACCTTCAgcataaaatattgttaattccaaattttttatattcataatTAAATCATAATATGGATTAAAAAATCACAGACCTGTTAATTCATCGCCTAATGATTAAAAAGAATCACACACCTGTATGTGGATCTTGAAGACCCTGAAATTCTTGTGTTGGCAGTGTCAGAAACAAAGGAAGCTGACAGGGATAAAGGTGATGAAGCTAAAGGATCAAGTTCctgattaaaatttaagatactgtaaaaattattaattgcaATTTGGATGTCAAAATGTGGAGGAAACTGATGACTACATTGACAGGGGGAGTAACAATCAAATTGATGGCTCCAAGggataaaaatataactaagtTGATATATGTAGTCTGcagtaataattatttatgacaATGTtactgtaaaaaaatatatatgacaaTGTTATTGCCTTATAAGTTTCATATGATTTCGAATCCAATCATAATGAATTAGAATGTTCACCCTACAACGGAAAATAATAACTAAAGGGTAATTTAAATATTCCAAGTAAATCCTCTCAGTAATGCAAAGAAGAAAGCACCTGTTGGTATTGAGCAGCTGTGTTAACAGTTTGACCTATGACTGATTTGCCAGAAAATATTTCCTGGATTTTTCTCTTCTTGGGTGTTATATGGGTTCCAGTGCTGGAGGGTCCAACTGCTCCACTAATGGCAGCATTAGTAGCCTGTCTGATGTGAAATAGACTACACTCTTCTTGAAAGACTTCTCTTCGTTCGTCGCTTCCTTCAAAATTCTTGCAGTCCATGCATTTACAATTTTCAGAGCAGAGGATGTTGGCTTGGAAACACTCACAATACTTCTTAAGGCAACCTGATTTCTTGCAGTGACATCCTTTATTGTGCTTTCCTATTACTTGAATTTCAGACACTTCCTCCTGAGTTTGGTCAAGACAGTTAAATGCACCACAAGTCAGCTAAAATATCACATGTTTTTTAGCTCAAAAGACTGATGCAAAACACCAACTATAAATACTTGAGGGGGTTGAATTACTAACCATAGAAACTTGTGGTTTTTGTGGACTGCTTGCAATTTTTGGTCTGAAAGCATTTGGATTGCGTTCCAATGTTATTCCAACTGCCTCCTGTCGGGCAGCCTCATTGTCCACATTATTATGACAATTTAGACAGTTGCAACCATCACAATAGATCCCAGATGCAAAACACTCACAATACCTTGCAGTTGCAAAATTAGCTATTGTCAGTTAAAGATAGTACCAAAATAAAGCATGCAAGATGTTAAGATATAGCATGGACATGTGATAAAATACTCTTGATGAAAGATATCATACAGAGAAGCTAAAATACTTACAATTTAAGGCATCGAGAATTTTTGCAGTTAcattgtttttgtttctttggAGTGTTGTCCTTTAATCCTGCATTATTTTGAGGCAGTGATCTAGGAGACTCCTGCTTTCTGAAGGAAAACAAATGCattcaaaaacaataaaataaaattagtacaAAAGTTCTTACTGTTAGGcaaaattcaattatatagTAAGAGACAAAACAGTCTTTTTGAGAGGACCTTTAAAATGGAcagatgaaatatttaatatgtttttattgaCAAGGTCGCTTCCTTTCCATATCATGAAAACTAATGGCTGCAATCTAGTCTATTTGATAATCGCCTAGTTTAGTGGCAACTTTTGCaaatgtataataattttttttcccaaAAATACAAGCATTATTGTTACCACTTTTTCCCCACTAGTTAGATTATTATAACCAACCTCAGAATGATGCTCCGATTACATGCAGTTACAAAGTAGACCAAGTTCTTTTTTTAAACATGGAAGCAAAAAGTAAAACCAAGTGAAAAACATAAATGACAAACGAAATAAATTATTGACTACAATTGGTAGGAATTCTAGGCTTTTATCCATAATAATGCTCTTTACACTAGAAACTTATCCGACCATCTTTACCTTTAAAAATTCTCCAAGAATCACGCTTTTTACACCATCTAATCAAATTATAGACAAAAATCTTTGTCTTCAAACAGAAGCTAACTTCCAACAAAAGCCTTCTGTTTTTTATACTATCTCAACCAGTGCTAACATTTCAAACATACACATCACTGATACATTCAATGTTCTAAATGAATACACCGTACTACACTAAGTGTATGTTTGGTTTCCCGTTTTCATTGATAAAATAACGGTGAGTCACCATGATTTTGCAGATGTTACACTTTGTAGCTTTAGCAAACTCCATTGTGAAACCAAACATGCATTAAGAATTGtctatttttctcttttcttatttCAAGTGTTAAGAAGACTTACACCACTTGCAACATCTTCACCGGAAGTTTCTGCGCGGGGTGCGGTAATCGAAGAACCGGCGAAGATAACTGAGACCGCGGTGATAGTAAATGCGGCATTACCGGAGACTGTGACGTTCTCTGCTGTAGCCACCATGGCTGTGAATGTAACCACGGCCCTTGTCCTCGTGACTGAAAATCCGATTGCAACTCCACCGGAAGACGCGACTGCAACGGTGAATGTGGCATCGGTGGCGACAGTTTCAGGAGTGTCGGACCTCCACGGACCGCTGTGAAATCCAATTGCCTCGCCGATTTCCTCGAAGCTAAATCCAGCGTCGTTTCGCTCTTCTCCATCAGCGTTTCTGCTTAAACCTGTAACAAAAAACGCTAAACGCTGAACAGTTATCGATCTCGCGATGCTTCGATTTCAAATCACATTGTGACTCTTAACGAATCGCCGTTTTGAATTGAGTTTTGAAAGCATTTACCGAAGTTAATGGTAACGAAACGGAGTGTCGTTAGCTAGAGAGTGGCGCCATTAATTCGCGAGCGTTACGGATTGTGATTCTTGAAGCGAGGAACCGAAGGCGATTGAGAGAAAAAGTTTTGATAAACGATGAATAGAAAACATGCAAAGAAGGATTTTTAAGGTGGAGAACGTTTGCCGGAAAATTTGTTGCGATGAAGACTCCACCGTGGGAGTGGTGGTGTTTAGTCTCCTCTCTCTCtcgattttgaaatttaatttatatttgtatttatatttattcatttattagtAATAGAAACAAGAGAGGTTTATTTGACGATCGATATTATCTGGAGGAACTGTAAATGTCCTGAATCCGTTGGATTCGATGACATGGTAGCGGTACTTTTTTCGGAGGAAGTAACGAAGACACGTTTTGGCGCTAATTGAAGCTAAAGGATATGGGGATTTGAGCCATGCTATAACAAGTAAACGTCTGTacttttatacaatttttttaataaattaaagtatATTCCATcctaaataaaatacaaacaattgaaaaaaatatctgATAAGATTcttcaatttattaattattatttttatatattttattttagagtagtactattttataataaaatataattaaaaaatataaatttaatgtattgaacttaaattaagattaaatacaacaattttttgtttatcaagtttatttgtatattttattatagtatttgtaagaatattttactttcatattataactttttttgtcCAATAGAAAAGATGCTCCCAtctaatgtcattttttttatcttttataataaataattaattgttaatttaataaataaaataattaaaaaattaaattatattaataaaatatatttaatgaaaaaaatacactaaaattaaTACGAATAGATGGGTCATaacaaataacatattatattaatttaaaaaatcccTCTTATTTTGTATggaattgttaacaaaatagaataaaattgttaatttatgtACAATAGGAcataaaataagagaaaattgttaagataatattattttacaatatcaaAATAAGAGGAAAAAATAGCACAAAATAGAGATAATAATCCCAACTTCGTTTcatattttataacatttttcaacTTATTGTGGTGTATATCCATCTCCAAATAGTACATAAATAAACATTAAGAACATGGAGGATAAAAACTATGGGATTGTTTGGTTGATAAGATAGGataatgacataaaataatataaatattatttataatatatttgatcagaataataattttttattattatatttgattcaCACTTGttcatgatataatatataatatttaaataataaaattattattattattatataattatattttttttttttataaattaacttataattcttttaaatattataaattaataaaaaaatactaaaaaacttaaataagtgattacataattttatatttaaattttttattaacactactaaataaaaatacacaatttaaaaaaataaaataatgaataacCTAATAGTTACATTTTCTTTGTTAGATGAGCTAAATAATGATTTAgtatttattatatgtaaattaaaaaGTTACATGTGTACAAAAATATActtattttgaaagtttaaattaatcatcgtaatttttttaataattttaaataataatttatcagattttataaaataataaaaccacCCTTATCAAAAAATGATatgtattattaaaaatttatatttcatatcaaattctattattttttaatttatctttacatttatattttattaaattttaaaatttaaagttatattATATAAAGGCAATTGagtaaataattgttattattttactcTATTGATTTATAATCcaactcaaatttaaaatatttttttttaattagaaagatataatataataatattcaataataacttaacatatgatattatttttttaaatattaacttGAGATATGATATGATAGTCATATCTTATCATGTCCACAGATCAgttattaaaaaacataaaacatgatacttctaaaataatatttttatatgtgaATATTTTGTACATAGAATACTTGttaacatttgttttttttttttccggtcTTAGTtaacatttatatttaaactagcattgttaaagaaaaatgataaattgaGTAATGGGGACagtaatttattactataaactGTGTACGTGTTAATAAATTCATGTTTAATGACGTCTTTGGTTAATAAAAGGTTTTATAAAAATTCTGTCTGATATACTAGtaagtataaataaaatttatgtcaaaaaaatgtttaatttttttttttgggggaTAAAGTAATAGCATTTCATATAATTAGTGACGgcaaatttgttaaaataaatgtCGCATCCATGCATCATAAAAAGAAATAGcttaatttggaattttgtaCTTCATCCTGCCTTATGTAGTAATAAAAGTCATCATTGTTAAATCTCATTAAAAGtcaataaatttaactttttttaatattattattttaaaaatatattttattaactctcACATTATATAAGACGACGGCATAATTTCAATGCAAATTTAATgtgttatttattataataataaatggtATTTTAGTAGTTAACATTAGTTTCTTAATATGTATTCTATCTGTTTCAAATTATACATCAcacaatttaatataaattaaaaaatacagtaAAGGTTGCGGGATTAGAGTGTATCAACACTCTGTCGCCTTAGTTTATGTGTTCATTAAATCTTAAGTATATTTTAAACCGGATCAAACACTCTCTTactctaaatttttaataaaataagaaatataattaatgttgtatagaaaagaaaaattacaagTTATTAATACTCTACATAAGTTTCATCTATTAATgacatgaaaaatataaattaaaagaattagaATGAGATAGAGTAATTAATAGTAAATGACATAATAAGAACATATGTATTAAGGTTTTATTAGTAGTGTAAAACGACATTtaatttgaagtcaaatatattttattaaaataacatataatttaaaatagaaaaattaaaaaattatgctttttttaatccatcgataagataagataaaataaaataaaataaaataaaaaatttgcttATAAATAAGGTCGAATGATTACTTGCAAGaataatatgtaaaataaataagatctTCAAATTAA from Cicer arietinum cultivar CDC Frontier isolate Library 1 chromosome 5, Cicar.CDCFrontier_v2.0, whole genome shotgun sequence carries:
- the LOC101504275 gene encoding protein tesmin/TSO1-like CXC 5 is translated as MEKSETTLDLASRKSARQLDFTAVRGGPTLLKLSPPMPHSPLQSRLPVELQSDFQSRGQGPWLHSQPWWLQQRTSQSPVMPHLLSPRSQLSSPVLRLPHPAQKLPVKMLQVVKQESPRSLPQNNAGLKDNTPKKQKQCNCKNSRCLKLYCECFASGIYCDGCNCLNCHNNVDNEAARQEAVGITLERNPNAFRPKIASSPQKPQVSMEEVSEIQVIGKHNKGCHCKKSGCLKKYCECFQANILCSENCKCMDCKNFEGSDERREVFQEECSLFHIRQATNAAISGAVGPSSTGTHITPKKRKIQEIFSGKSVIGQTVNTAAQYQQELDPLASSPLSLSASFVSDTANTRISGSSRSTYRSVLADVLQTQNVKNLCSLLVVLSRVAAKTNAEMREKVVRKIETGKYEASIASSAQLLQDNREVVKPVCQDHVIIEEADAVDIDNRNRPLSPETLALMCDEQDGMFFGNGSANGVAIDNTNQNMIQKSSNSDGCTDVYEEQERLILTKFRDILCGLITLGSIKETMYSSLVKKDVGIKKESADNGDRGHC